A stretch of Phragmites australis chromosome 12, lpPhrAust1.1, whole genome shotgun sequence DNA encodes these proteins:
- the LOC133886244 gene encoding uncharacterized protein LOC133886244 isoform X2, which produces MEIILSTVLGELTTRSINFFISRSFKPSALDVEDRLRRVLLRAQVIVDEAMGRHVTNQAMLQQLDMLRDAMYRGYYMLDTFRYQFLDEEDTKDQVVSHSLSLSKVSSLKGLCSSSRNAQILEQLQKSLDDLSSMILDVGELVVFLTNCPRLYRQPYSMHLLLGNCMFERQMEAELVISFLLHTRPHGAEDLEVLPIVGPGRVGKSTLVAHVCKDERVRDHFSEIVFLNDHDLRDEKLATLREGCTKKYQNCTLNKDERMLVVVEAAGDFNEDAWRRLYSASKRCFTSGNKIIITSRSDKITKLGTTQAVALKYMSNEAFCYFFKTLTFGSTDPAMHPRLAYLAMEIARMLNGAPYGANVTSRLLRDNFDIHFWSKVLAFLRGFIKCHVSRFAQPCKSFCQLSRLVMFGHFHIWLPD; this is translated from the exons ATGGAGATTATCCTTTCTACGGTCCTGGGTGAGCTGACAACTAGATCCATAAATTTCTTCATCAGCAGAAGCTTCAAGCCGTCGGCGTTGGATGTGGAGGATCGCCTCCGCAGGGTCTTGCTCCGGGCACAGGTCATCGTCGACGAGGCCATGGGGCGGCACGTCACAAACCAAGCTATGCTCCAGCAGCTGGACATGTTGAGAGACGCCATGTACCGAGGCTATTACATGCTGGACACCTTCAGATACCAATTTCTCGACGAGGAGGACACCAAAGATCAGGTTGTGAGTCACTCTTTGTCTTTGTCCAAAGTAAGTTCTCTGAAAGGTTTATGTTCCTCCAGTAGAAATGCACAGATTTTGGAACAACTGCAAAAGTCGCTTGACGATTTGAGCTCCATGATCCTTGATGTGGGTGAGCTGGTCGTGTTCTTGACGAACTGCCCTCGCCTGTACCGCCAGCCTTACAGCATGCATCTCCTGTTGGGTAACTGCATGTTTGAACGCCAGATGGAAGCAGAACTTGTCATCAGCTTCCTGTTACACACACGACCTCATGGTGCTGAAGATCTAGAGGTCCTGCCAATTGTCGGTCCTGGCAGAGTCGGCAAGAGCACACTTGTCGCTCATGTTTGCAAGGATGAAAGAGTACGTGATCATTTTTCAGAAATCGTGTTCTTGAACGACCATGATTTGAGAGATGAGAAGTTAGCCACTCTTAGAGAGGGATGTACCAAGAAATATCAAAATTGCACATTGAACAAAGATGAGAGAATGCTAGTTGTGGTTGAGGCAGCTGGAGACTTCAATGAAGATGCGTGGAGGAGGCTGTATTCTGCTTCTAAACGGTGCTTCACAAGTGGTAATAAAATCATAATCACAAGCCGGTCTGACAAGATCACAAAGCTTGGAACAACGCAGGCAGTAGCACTGAAATATATGTCTAACGAAGCATTCTGTTACTTCTTCAAGACGCTTACGTTTGGAAGCACGGATCCGGCGATGCACCCGAGGCTTGCATATTTGGCCATGGAGATAGCCAGGATGCTGAACGGTGCCCCCTATGGCGCAAACGTCACCTCTCGTTTGCTGAGGGACAACTTTGACATCCACTTTTGGTCCAAGGTTCTGGCCTTCTTGAGAGGGTTCATCAAGTGCCATGTCTCCAGATTTG CTCAACCCTGCAAGTCATTTTGTCAGCTGAGCCGCTTGGTCATGTTTGGTCACTTTCATATTTGGTTGCCAGATTGA
- the LOC133886244 gene encoding uncharacterized protein LOC133886244 isoform X1 — MEIILSTVLGELTTRSINFFISRSFKPSALDVEDRLRRVLLRAQVIVDEAMGRHVTNQAMLQQLDMLRDAMYRGYYMLDTFRYQFLDEEDTKDQVVSHSLSLSKVSSLKGLCSSSRNAQILEQLQKSLDDLSSMILDVGELVVFLTNCPRLYRQPYSMHLLLGNCMFERQMEAELVISFLLHTRPHGAEDLEVLPIVGPGRVGKSTLVAHVCKDERVRDHFSEIVFLNDHDLRDEKLATLREGCTKKYQNCTLNKDERMLVVVEAAGDFNEDAWRRLYSASKRCFTSGNKIIITSRSDKITKLGTTQAVALKYMSNEAFCYFFKTLTFGSTDPAMHPRLAYLAMEIARMLNGAPYGANVTSRLLRDNFDIHFWSKVLAFLRGFIKCHVSRFGEHPSNSMNQNRPAHGRRMATPSEEFVIYHHYERSSQEEVPKIRLQDVMYGSVKPHGKFEALGWRSQIPPYYSYVYTCEIRELKATSAKRKRPMKNGVTLY; from the coding sequence ATGGAGATTATCCTTTCTACGGTCCTGGGTGAGCTGACAACTAGATCCATAAATTTCTTCATCAGCAGAAGCTTCAAGCCGTCGGCGTTGGATGTGGAGGATCGCCTCCGCAGGGTCTTGCTCCGGGCACAGGTCATCGTCGACGAGGCCATGGGGCGGCACGTCACAAACCAAGCTATGCTCCAGCAGCTGGACATGTTGAGAGACGCCATGTACCGAGGCTATTACATGCTGGACACCTTCAGATACCAATTTCTCGACGAGGAGGACACCAAAGATCAGGTTGTGAGTCACTCTTTGTCTTTGTCCAAAGTAAGTTCTCTGAAAGGTTTATGTTCCTCCAGTAGAAATGCACAGATTTTGGAACAACTGCAAAAGTCGCTTGACGATTTGAGCTCCATGATCCTTGATGTGGGTGAGCTGGTCGTGTTCTTGACGAACTGCCCTCGCCTGTACCGCCAGCCTTACAGCATGCATCTCCTGTTGGGTAACTGCATGTTTGAACGCCAGATGGAAGCAGAACTTGTCATCAGCTTCCTGTTACACACACGACCTCATGGTGCTGAAGATCTAGAGGTCCTGCCAATTGTCGGTCCTGGCAGAGTCGGCAAGAGCACACTTGTCGCTCATGTTTGCAAGGATGAAAGAGTACGTGATCATTTTTCAGAAATCGTGTTCTTGAACGACCATGATTTGAGAGATGAGAAGTTAGCCACTCTTAGAGAGGGATGTACCAAGAAATATCAAAATTGCACATTGAACAAAGATGAGAGAATGCTAGTTGTGGTTGAGGCAGCTGGAGACTTCAATGAAGATGCGTGGAGGAGGCTGTATTCTGCTTCTAAACGGTGCTTCACAAGTGGTAATAAAATCATAATCACAAGCCGGTCTGACAAGATCACAAAGCTTGGAACAACGCAGGCAGTAGCACTGAAATATATGTCTAACGAAGCATTCTGTTACTTCTTCAAGACGCTTACGTTTGGAAGCACGGATCCGGCGATGCACCCGAGGCTTGCATATTTGGCCATGGAGATAGCCAGGATGCTGAACGGTGCCCCCTATGGCGCAAACGTCACCTCTCGTTTGCTGAGGGACAACTTTGACATCCACTTTTGGTCCAAGGTTCTGGCCTTCTTGAGAGGGTTCATCAAGTGCCATGTCTCCAGATTTGGTGAGCATCCTTCTAATTCTATGAACCAAAATAGACCTGCACATGGTAGGAGAATGGCTACACCTTCTGAAGAATTCGTGATTTATCATCATTATGAGCGCTCTTCACAAGAGGAGGTTCCCAAGATTAGATTACAAGACGTGATGTATGGAAGCGTTAAACCTCATGGGAAATTCGAGGCCCTAGGATGGAGGTCTCAGATACCGCCCTACTATAGCTATGTGTATACTTGTGAGATCCGAGAGCTAAAAGCTACATCTGCCAAGAGGAAGCGTCCTATGAAAAATGGAGTCACACTTTATTAA
- the LOC133886245 gene encoding disease resistance protein RGA2-like: protein MEIILSAVLGELTTRSINFFISRSSKPSALDVEDRLRRVLLRAQVIVDEAMGRRVTNQVMLQQLYMLRDAMYRGYYMLDTFRYQFLDEEDTKDQVVSHSLSLSKVSSLKGLCSSSRNAQILEQLQKLLDDLSSMILDVGELVVFLTSCPRLHRQPYSMHLLLGNCMFGRQMEAELVISFLLHTRPHGAEDLEVLPIVGPGRVGKSTLVAHVCKDERVRDHFSEIVFLNDHDLRDEKLATLREGCAKKYQNCTLNKDERMLVVVEAAGDFNEDAWRRLYSASKRCLTSCSKIIITSQSDKITKLGTMQAVTLKYLSNEACWYLFKTLTFGSTDPTIHPRLAYLAMEIARMLNGVPNGANITSRLLRENFDIHFWCKVLAFWRGFTKWHVSRFGEHPSNPLNQNRHTHVRRMATPSEEVVICHQYERTSQEEVPKIRFQDVMYGSVKPHGKFEALGWRSQIPPYYSYVYTCEIRELKSTAAKRKRSRKNGVTLC, encoded by the coding sequence ATGGAGATTATCCTTTCTGCGGTCCTGGGTGAGCTGACAACTAGATCCATAAATTTCTTCATCAGCAGAAGCTCCAAGCCGTCGGCGCTGGATGTGGAGGATCGCCTCCGCAGGGTCTTGCTCCGGGCACAGGTCATCGTCGACGAGGCCATGGGGCGGCGCGTCACAAACCAAGTTATGCTCCAGCAGCTGTACATGTTGAGAGACGCCATGTACCGAGGCTATTACATGCTGGACACCTTCAGATACCAATTTCTCGACGAGGAGGACACCAAAGATCAGGTTGTGAGTCACTCTTTGTCTTTGTCCAAAGTAAGTTCTCTGAAAGGTTTATGTTCCTCCAGTAGAAATGCACAGATTTTGGAACAACTGCAAAAGTTGCTTGACGATTTGAGCTCCATGATCCTTGATGTGGGTGAGTTGGTCGTGTTCTTGACGAGCTGCCCTCGCCTGCACCGCCAGCCTTACAGCATGCATCTCCTGTTGGGTAACTGCATGTTTGGCCGCCAGATGGAAGCAGAACTTGTCATCAGCTTCCTGTTACACACACGACCTCATGGTGCTGAAGATCTGGAGGTCCTGCCAATTGTCGGTCCCGGCAGAGTCGGCAAGAGCACCCTTGTCGCTCATGTTTGCAAGGATGAAAGAGTACGTGATCATTTTTCAGAAATCGTGTTTTTGAACGACCATGATTTGAGAGATGAGAAGTTAGCCACTCTTAGAGAAGGATGTGCCAAGAAATATCAAAATTGCACATTGAACAAAGATGAGAGAATGCTAGTTGTTGTTGAGGCAGCTGGAGACTTCAATGAAGATGCGTGGAGGAGGCTGTATTCTGCTTCTAAACGGTGCTTGACAAGCTGTAGTAAAATCATAATCACAAGCCAGTCTGACAAGATCACAAAGCTTGGAACAATGCAGGCAGTAACACTGAAATATCTGTCCAACGAAGCATGCTGGTACCTCTTCAAGACGCTTACGTTTGGAAGCACGGATCCGACGATTCACCCAAGGCTTGCATATTTGGCCATGGAGATAGCCAGAATGCTGAACGGTGTCCCCAATGGCGCAAACATTACCTCTCGTTTGCTGAGGGAAAACTTTGACATCCACTTTTGGTGCAAGGTTCTGGCCTTCTGGAGAGGGTTCACCAAGTGGCATGTCTCCAGATTTGGTGAGCATCCAAGTAATCCTCTGAACCAAAATAGACATACACATGTTAGGAGAATGGCTACACCTTCTGAAGAAGTCGTAATTTGTCATCAGTATGAGCGCACTTCACAAGAGGAGGTTCCCAAGATTAGATTCCAAGACGTGATGTATGGAAGCGTTAAACCTCATGGGAAATTCGAGGCTCTAGGATGGAGGTCTCAGATACCGCCCTACTATAGCTATGTGTATACTTGTGAGATCCGAGAGCTAAAATCTACAGCTGCCAAGAGGAAGCGTTCTAGGAAAAATGGAGTCACACTTTGCTAA